A region from the Candidatus Methylomirabilota bacterium genome encodes:
- a CDS encoding MOSC N-terminal beta barrel domain-containing protein: protein MMRVAELWRYPVKSLKGERLERADVTANGIEGDRVVHVRNGRGRVVTARTTPGLLGLAATLGPDGEPLIAGSPWTSEASAAAIRAAAGAGARLARHDGRERFDVLPLLVATDGAIAALGVDHRRLRPNIVIAGVEGLAERRWPGRRLRIGTVLVDVAKLRGRCVMTTYDPDTQVQDHSVLKRIVRDFGGRMALDCDVVEPGAIAVGDRVELLD from the coding sequence ATGATGCGCGTCGCCGAGCTGTGGCGCTACCCGGTGAAGTCGCTCAAAGGTGAGCGGCTCGAGCGCGCTGATGTGACCGCGAACGGGATCGAGGGTGACCGTGTCGTGCACGTGAGAAACGGACGAGGCCGGGTCGTGACGGCGCGGACCACGCCCGGCTTGCTCGGCCTGGCCGCCACCCTCGGACCCGACGGCGAGCCCCTCATCGCCGGATCGCCGTGGACGTCCGAGGCTTCGGCCGCCGCCATCCGGGCGGCGGCCGGGGCCGGCGCCCGGCTCGCCCGCCACGACGGGCGAGAGCGGTTCGACGTGCTGCCGCTTCTGGTGGCGACCGACGGCGCCATCGCCGCGCTGGGGGTCGACCATCGCCGGCTGCGCCCGAACATCGTCATCGCGGGCGTGGAAGGTCTCGCCGAGCGCCGGTGGCCGGGCCGCCGCCTGCGCATCGGGACAGTGCTCGTCGACGTCGCCAAGCTGCGCGGCCGCTGCGTGATGACCACCTACGATCCCGACACGCAGGTCCAGGATCACTCGGTGCTCAAGCGCATCGTCCGCGACTTCGGCGGGCGGATGGCCCTGGACTGCGACGTCGTCGAGCCAGGGGCGATCGCCGTCGGCGACCGGGTGGAGCTCCTCGACTGA
- a CDS encoding carboxymuconolactone decarboxylase family protein, with translation MARLNAVDTATASSKITELFGQVEKKLGRVPNMMRTMAVSPTVLEAYLSFSGALAGGALPPRLREQIALTVGEANRCEYCLSAHTAIGKRLGLTEDEVAASREAAAGDPKVQTALRFARALVERRGEVTDAELARVREAGWSDGELAEIIAHVALNVFTNYFNIAAGTDIDFPRVPVGAARG, from the coding sequence ATGGCCAGACTGAACGCAGTCGACACAGCCACGGCCAGCAGCAAGATCACGGAGCTGTTCGGCCAGGTGGAAAAGAAGCTGGGCCGGGTGCCCAACATGATGCGCACGATGGCCGTGTCCCCCACCGTGCTCGAGGCGTATCTGAGCTTCAGCGGCGCCCTCGCCGGCGGCGCCCTGCCGCCCAGGCTGCGCGAGCAGATCGCCCTGACGGTCGGCGAGGCCAACCGCTGCGAGTACTGCCTGTCGGCGCACACGGCGATCGGCAAGCGCCTGGGCCTGACCGAAGACGAGGTGGCGGCGAGCCGCGAGGCGGCCGCCGGCGATCCGAAGGTGCAGACGGCGCTCCGCTTCGCCAGGGCGCTGGTGGAGCGACGCGGCGAGGTCACCGACGCCGAGCTGGCGCGGGTGCGCGAGGCCGGCTGGAGCGACGGTGAGTTGGCCGAGATCATCGCCCACGTCGCCCTGAACGTCTTCACCAACTATTTCAACATCGCGGCCGGCACGGACATCGATTTCCCGAGAGTCCCCGTAGGGGCGGCGCGGGGATGA
- a CDS encoding ABATE domain-containing protein yields MVSDRRGRRPSGRRFVLIGGRLCVDFANTVYAPDDPAGALGDFDDLVAFLQAAGAVDGGGARELRALARRRPRQGAAAFAGALALRDTLRGWLVALEAGAPVQRAWVRVINGILRSDVAYPQLLARRDRWVLVHRRSRPSPLAALVPLARSAAELMQEGPAAPVRKCASEKCLLYFYDGSRRRTRRWCSMAVCGNRMKVAAHAGRARGDLDAARRR; encoded by the coding sequence GTGGTTAGCGACCGACGCGGCCGACGCCCGTCCGGCCGGCGATTCGTCTTGATCGGCGGCCGTTTGTGCGTGGACTTCGCCAACACGGTGTACGCGCCCGACGACCCTGCCGGGGCGCTGGGCGACTTCGACGACCTCGTGGCGTTCCTGCAAGCCGCCGGTGCGGTGGACGGCGGGGGGGCTCGAGAGCTTCGGGCGCTGGCCCGACGGCGTCCGCGCCAGGGCGCGGCGGCGTTCGCGGGGGCCTTGGCCCTGCGGGACACGTTGCGCGGCTGGCTCGTCGCGCTCGAGGCCGGCGCGCCCGTGCAGCGCGCGTGGGTCAGGGTCATCAACGGGATCCTGCGATCGGACGTGGCCTATCCGCAGCTCCTTGCGCGGCGCGACCGCTGGGTGCTCGTCCACCGGCGCTCGCGGCCGAGCCCGCTCGCCGCGCTGGTGCCGCTGGCGCGGTCCGCCGCCGAGCTGATGCAGGAAGGCCCGGCGGCTCCCGTGCGGAAGTGCGCCAGCGAGAAGTGCCTGCTCTACTTCTACGACGGCTCGCGCCGGCGCACTCGACGCTGGTGCTCGATGGCCGTGTGCGGCAACCGGATGAAGGTCGCCGCCCACGCCGGGCGCGCCCGCGGCGACCTTGACGCGGCCCGGCGGCGGTGA